One genomic segment of Musa acuminata AAA Group cultivar baxijiao chromosome BXJ3-3, Cavendish_Baxijiao_AAA, whole genome shotgun sequence includes these proteins:
- the LOC103978705 gene encoding uncharacterized protein LOC103978705 isoform X2, which yields MASEAKPSAVRAVRKLMGAGASAILGRGFNSSKCKTEAKMATARIKLLRNKREAQVRQMRRDVAMLLESGRDETARIRVEHVIRDQNVMAANEIIELFCELLVARLPIIAKQRICPPDLKEGISSLIYASPRCSEIPELSRIVHMFEKKYGKDFVSAATDLRPESGVNCMLIEKLSVRKPTGEIKLKVLKEIAKEYRVTWDAAESEQELLKPPEEALEGPCTFTSGASFPAKPTLPLHDIQPNEPYIRPNNNREGSILQFNDPMSAAQAAAESAEKAIQAAQAAAHLANQNSHSFDQPTQMDTLICNLNKFNQPERLQRQSLSSCQPYGTNDLSENEVKPPGKFFNSQSFNCSNNMDDDSMDTVNLDEKRILRRNSCTTHTAHSDIKFDDSDGLESDTDEELEMESPPLESHPPPSRPPPVLPSQQVHSEESYADSHQESSKKNSGTC from the exons CAAGACGGAGGCGAAGATGGCGACGGCGCGGATAAAGCTGCTGCGGAACAAGCGGGAGGCGCAGGTGCGGCAGATGCGGCGCGACGTCGCCATGCTTCTCGAATCCGGCCGCGACGAGACCGCTCGCATCAGA GTTGAGCATGTTATTAGAGACCAAAATGTTATGGCAGCCAACgagatcattgaacttttctgtgagCTATTAGTGGCTCGCCTTCCTATCATTGCAAAACAAAG GATTTGCCCACCAGATTTGAAAGAAGGTATTTCAAGCTTGATATATGCTTCACCAAGGTGCTCAGAAATTCCGGAACTTAGCAGAATTGTTCATATGTTTGAAAAGAAATATGGAAAAGATTTTGTATCTGCTGCAACAGATCTACGACCTGAGTCTGGTGTAAACTGCATG CTTATTGAGAAGTTATCAGTCAGGAAGCCAACTGGTGAAATTAAGCTGAAAGTCCTCAAGGAAATAGCAAAGGAGTATCGGGTTACGTGGGATGCAGCAGAGTCTGAGCAGGAGCTTCTCAAACCTCCTGAGGAAGCTTTA GAAGGACCATGCACCTTCACTAGTGGCGCAAGCTTCCCTGCTAAACCTACATTACCACTACATGACATACAACCAAACGAACCTTATATCAG GCCTAACAACAACAGAGAAGGTTCTATTTTGCAATTCAATGATCCCATGTCGGCTGCTCAAGCTGCTGCAGAGTCTGCAGAGAAAGCAATTCAGGCTGCACAAGCTGCAGCTCATCTTGCCAATCAGAATTCTCATTCTTTTGATCAGCCAACGCAAATGGACACCTTGATATGCAATCTCAACAAATTTAATCAGCCAGAGAGACTGCAGAGACAGTCTCTCAGTTCTTGTCAACCATATGGAACAAATGATCTTTCGGAAAATGAAGTCAAGCCCCCAGGAAAGTTTTTCAATTCACAGAGTTTCAATTGTTCAAACAATATGGATGATGACAGCATGGATACTGTCAACCTGGATGAGAAAAGAATACTGAGGAGGAACAGCTGCACAACACATACTGCACATTCAGACATAAAGTTTGATGATTCAGATGGACTCGAATCGGATACCGATGAAGAACTTGAGATGGAATCACCTCCTCTGGAGAGTCATCCCCCACCAAGTAGGCCTCCTCCTGTGTTGCCTTCGCAACAGGTTCATTCTGAAGAATCATATGCTGATAGTCACCAAGAGTCATCAAAGAAAAACTCAG GTACTTGTTGA
- the LOC103978705 gene encoding uncharacterized protein LOC103978705 isoform X3, which translates to MASEAKPSAVRAVRKLMGAGASAILGRGFNSSKCKTEAKMATARIKLLRNKREAQVRQMRRDVAMLLESGRDETARIRVEHVIRDQNVMAANEIIELFCELLVARLPIIAKQRICPPDLKEGISSLIYASPRCSEIPELSRIVHMFEKKYGKDFVSAATDLRPESGVNCMLIEKLSVRKPTGEIKLKVLKEIAKEYRVTWDAAESEQELLKPPEEALEGPCTFTSGASFPAKPTLPLHDIQPNEPYIRPNNNREGSILQFNDPMSAAQAAAESAEKAIQAAQAAAHLANQNSHSFDQPTQMDTLICNLNKFNQPERLQRQSLSSCQPYGTNDLSENEVKPPGKFFNSQSFNCSNNMDDDSMDTVNLDEKRILRRNSCTTHTAHSDIKFDDSDGLESDTDEELEMESPPLESHPPPSRPPPVLPSQQVHSEESYADSHQESSKKNSDRS; encoded by the exons CAAGACGGAGGCGAAGATGGCGACGGCGCGGATAAAGCTGCTGCGGAACAAGCGGGAGGCGCAGGTGCGGCAGATGCGGCGCGACGTCGCCATGCTTCTCGAATCCGGCCGCGACGAGACCGCTCGCATCAGA GTTGAGCATGTTATTAGAGACCAAAATGTTATGGCAGCCAACgagatcattgaacttttctgtgagCTATTAGTGGCTCGCCTTCCTATCATTGCAAAACAAAG GATTTGCCCACCAGATTTGAAAGAAGGTATTTCAAGCTTGATATATGCTTCACCAAGGTGCTCAGAAATTCCGGAACTTAGCAGAATTGTTCATATGTTTGAAAAGAAATATGGAAAAGATTTTGTATCTGCTGCAACAGATCTACGACCTGAGTCTGGTGTAAACTGCATG CTTATTGAGAAGTTATCAGTCAGGAAGCCAACTGGTGAAATTAAGCTGAAAGTCCTCAAGGAAATAGCAAAGGAGTATCGGGTTACGTGGGATGCAGCAGAGTCTGAGCAGGAGCTTCTCAAACCTCCTGAGGAAGCTTTA GAAGGACCATGCACCTTCACTAGTGGCGCAAGCTTCCCTGCTAAACCTACATTACCACTACATGACATACAACCAAACGAACCTTATATCAG GCCTAACAACAACAGAGAAGGTTCTATTTTGCAATTCAATGATCCCATGTCGGCTGCTCAAGCTGCTGCAGAGTCTGCAGAGAAAGCAATTCAGGCTGCACAAGCTGCAGCTCATCTTGCCAATCAGAATTCTCATTCTTTTGATCAGCCAACGCAAATGGACACCTTGATATGCAATCTCAACAAATTTAATCAGCCAGAGAGACTGCAGAGACAGTCTCTCAGTTCTTGTCAACCATATGGAACAAATGATCTTTCGGAAAATGAAGTCAAGCCCCCAGGAAAGTTTTTCAATTCACAGAGTTTCAATTGTTCAAACAATATGGATGATGACAGCATGGATACTGTCAACCTGGATGAGAAAAGAATACTGAGGAGGAACAGCTGCACAACACATACTGCACATTCAGACATAAAGTTTGATGATTCAGATGGACTCGAATCGGATACCGATGAAGAACTTGAGATGGAATCACCTCCTCTGGAGAGTCATCCCCCACCAAGTAGGCCTCCTCCTGTGTTGCCTTCGCAACAGGTTCATTCTGAAGAATCATATGCTGATAGTCACCAAGAGTCATCAAAGAAAAACTCAG ACCGAAGCTAA
- the LOC103978705 gene encoding uncharacterized protein LOC103978705 isoform X1 has translation MASEAKPSAVRAVRKLMGAGASAILGRGFNSSKCKTEAKMATARIKLLRNKREAQVRQMRRDVAMLLESGRDETARIRVEHVIRDQNVMAANEIIELFCELLVARLPIIAKQRICPPDLKEGISSLIYASPRCSEIPELSRIVHMFEKKYGKDFVSAATDLRPESGVNCMLIEKLSVRKPTGEIKLKVLKEIAKEYRVTWDAAESEQELLKPPEEALEGPCTFTSGASFPAKPTLPLHDIQPNEPYIRPNNNREGSILQFNDPMSAAQAAAESAEKAIQAAQAAAHLANQNSHSFDQPTQMDTLICNLNKFNQPERLQRQSLSSCQPYGTNDLSENEVKPPGKFFNSQSFNCSNNMDDDSMDTVNLDEKRILRRNSCTTHTAHSDIKFDDSDGLESDTDEELEMESPPLESHPPPSRPPPVLPSQQVHSEESYADSHQESSKKNSGTHVHPKLPDYEALTARFEALKSRRI, from the exons CAAGACGGAGGCGAAGATGGCGACGGCGCGGATAAAGCTGCTGCGGAACAAGCGGGAGGCGCAGGTGCGGCAGATGCGGCGCGACGTCGCCATGCTTCTCGAATCCGGCCGCGACGAGACCGCTCGCATCAGA GTTGAGCATGTTATTAGAGACCAAAATGTTATGGCAGCCAACgagatcattgaacttttctgtgagCTATTAGTGGCTCGCCTTCCTATCATTGCAAAACAAAG GATTTGCCCACCAGATTTGAAAGAAGGTATTTCAAGCTTGATATATGCTTCACCAAGGTGCTCAGAAATTCCGGAACTTAGCAGAATTGTTCATATGTTTGAAAAGAAATATGGAAAAGATTTTGTATCTGCTGCAACAGATCTACGACCTGAGTCTGGTGTAAACTGCATG CTTATTGAGAAGTTATCAGTCAGGAAGCCAACTGGTGAAATTAAGCTGAAAGTCCTCAAGGAAATAGCAAAGGAGTATCGGGTTACGTGGGATGCAGCAGAGTCTGAGCAGGAGCTTCTCAAACCTCCTGAGGAAGCTTTA GAAGGACCATGCACCTTCACTAGTGGCGCAAGCTTCCCTGCTAAACCTACATTACCACTACATGACATACAACCAAACGAACCTTATATCAG GCCTAACAACAACAGAGAAGGTTCTATTTTGCAATTCAATGATCCCATGTCGGCTGCTCAAGCTGCTGCAGAGTCTGCAGAGAAAGCAATTCAGGCTGCACAAGCTGCAGCTCATCTTGCCAATCAGAATTCTCATTCTTTTGATCAGCCAACGCAAATGGACACCTTGATATGCAATCTCAACAAATTTAATCAGCCAGAGAGACTGCAGAGACAGTCTCTCAGTTCTTGTCAACCATATGGAACAAATGATCTTTCGGAAAATGAAGTCAAGCCCCCAGGAAAGTTTTTCAATTCACAGAGTTTCAATTGTTCAAACAATATGGATGATGACAGCATGGATACTGTCAACCTGGATGAGAAAAGAATACTGAGGAGGAACAGCTGCACAACACATACTGCACATTCAGACATAAAGTTTGATGATTCAGATGGACTCGAATCGGATACCGATGAAGAACTTGAGATGGAATCACCTCCTCTGGAGAGTCATCCCCCACCAAGTAGGCCTCCTCCTGTGTTGCCTTCGCAACAGGTTCATTCTGAAGAATCATATGCTGATAGTCACCAAGAGTCATCAAAGAAAAACTCAGGTACTCATGTTCATCCAAAGTTGCCTGATTATGAAGCTTTAACTGCCCGCTTCGAAGCACTAAAGTCGCGGAGGATCTGA